GGATCAAAGAAATCAAAAAATACGAAACGCTCCCGGAAACTTACATTGATCTGGCAGCGGGAAGATTGGATGCTGTGGTAGGGGATTATCCTGTCATCGCCGAGAACGTAAAAAATAATGATAAGATAAAAATCGTCGAAGGCCTTAAATTAGGGGAACCGGAGGCTTTAGGTATTCCGGTCCGGGCTTCCGAAAAAGATCTTTTGGAAGTCGTTAACAAGGTGATCCGAGATCTTAAGGCCAGTGGAGAATACGATAGGATGGTCCAAAAGTGGTTTGGAACTTCCCAGTAGGAGTGTAGGTAGTTTTTAATGGACTTCAAGCTTTCTATTCTGATAGAAGTCTTTCCTATTCTGCTTCAGGGAGCCTGGGTAACCCTTTACTTAACCGTCAGCTCCCTCACGATAGGGTTGGTCATCGGCCTAATCCTGGGGCTTATGCGGATCTCGGAAAACTGGATCTTAAGGACATTTTCACTGTGTTACGTAGAATTTATCCGGGGTACCCCTCTTCTGATGCATCTGGTAATTATCTATTATGCTTTACCTTCTTTGCATCCCAGTCTGAATCTTCCGGCCATTGTAGCCGGGATTGTGGGTATGGCTTTAAATAGTGCCGCTTACATTGCCGAGATTTTTCGTGCAGGTATTCAGTCCATCAGTAAAGGTCAGATGGAAGCGGCACGTTCTTTGGGAATGACCCATTTACAGGCCATGACCTATATTATTCTTCCCCAGGCTTTTCGGGTTTCTCTGCCGCCGCTCACCAATGAGTTTGTTGCTTTGTTAAAGGATTCTTCCCTGGTTTCTACCCTGGCTGTCTCCGAGTTACTGAGAAAAGGTCGTGAAATTGTAGCGTGGAAAGTAAACGTTTTTAGTCCCTACGTGGGAGTTGCCCTTCTTTATCTGGCCATGACCCTTCCCATGACCAAACTGGCCAGATACCTTGAAAAAAGGGTTAGTGTGGGTTATAGCTGAGAAGATCTTGCCGGAAAGGTGAAGCCCATGATCGAAATTCAGAATGTTTATAAAACCTATAAAACCTCCCACGGTCCGGTCCGGGCTCTAATAAACGTTAGTAACTCAATTAAAAGAGGGGAAGTGGTGGTGATTATAGGTCCCAGCGGTTCGGGTAAGAGTACCCTGCTTCGCTGCTTAAATCGCCTGGAGGTCATCGATCAGGGTAAGATTATCATCGATGGGATTGTTTTGAATGATGTCGGGATAAATATTAACAGAGTAAGGGAGGAAATTGGAATGGTTTTTCAACAGTTTAATCTTTTCCCCCACAAGACGGTTCTTCAGAACATCACGCTGGCTCAAAGGGTTGTAAGGAAGCGATCCCGAGAGGAAGCCGAACGAATTGCCCGGGAATTACTGGAAAAGGTGGGAATTCCCGAGAAGGCCTCTGCCTATCCTGCCCAACTTTCAGGAGGTCAACAGCAGCGGGTTGCCATAGCCAGGGCTTTGGCGATGCAGCCAAAAATTATGCTCTTTGATGAGCCTACCTCGGCTTTGGATCCGGAGATGATCGGCGAAGTCCTGGAAGTGATGAAAAATCTTGCCCGTGAGGGGATGACCATGGTCGTGGTGACCCACGAAATGGGATTTGCCCGCGAAGTCGCGGACCGTATCATCTTTATGGATGAAGGACGGATCATCGAAGAGGGACCTCCGCAATTATTTTTCAAAACTCCGCAACAGGAGAGAACCAAACTTTTTTTAAGCCAGATCCTGTGATGGAATCGTACGCACTTTTCTCTTGACAAATCCGCGAGAAGTTTAGTATTCTTTATACAACTCTGTCATTTTTGCCTGTAAATTTAGGAAGTTTAAACTGAGGCGAACGATTGAAATTAAGCGAAGGAACTTACCTCCCACCTATCGGAAGACGGCGGTGTAGCTCAGTTGGTTAGAGCACGCGGCTCATATCCGCGGCGTCCGGGGTTCGAATCCCTGCACCGCCACCAAATGTACGTGTGTTAATTAAACTCTTCCTCTTTCTTTCAAAAGAATAGCATGCAGTTAACAGGTACGAACAAGTCAAAATTTCTTGAAAAAATTCTCCATATTCTAAAAAAATATCCCATGCTGGAGGCGGGAGATAATCTCCTCGTAGGGGTCTCCGGGGGGATGGATTCGGTATCACTTTTGCATGTTTTAAATCGATTAAAACCCACCTTAGGGTTTAGACTGCATGTGGCTCATTTTAATCATAATCTTCGGGGTGCAGAATCCCTTCGAGATGCCAGGTTTGTAGAAAAGCTGGCCTGTGAATGGGGTCTTCCTTATACTTTAGGTTCCGATTCTGTCAAAGATTTTGCGCAATCCCAGAAAATGTCCCTTGAAGAAGCTGCCAGAACCCTTCGCTATCGGTTTTTTTATCGGACTGCCGAAAAGGTAGGGGCCAACAAAATTGCCACAGCCCATACGGCAGATGATCAGGCTGAAACTTTACTTCTTAGACTTTTGCAAGGGGCTGGACTGGATGGATTAAGCGGTATTCGCCCCATGTACAGCCACCTGGAAAACATCACCCTTCCCTTGCAGGGAGGCGAGGAAGAGAAGGTTTCCTGGAGTGGACAGATTATTCGCCCTTTTCTTCAAATTACCCGGGAAGAGATCCGGTCCTTTGTTGAACAGGAAGGGCTGGAATATGTCCAGGACTCTTCTAACCTGGACAGGCGCTATCTACGGAATAAGATCCGATGGGATTTGCTGCCTTTGCTTAAACAAGAATTTAATCCAAACATTATAAAGCGATTGGCCGTCACGGCTGATTTACTTCGAGATGATCTCCATCTGCTCGAGGAATTAACCGAGGCCTGTGATCCTCAGGTTTGCAAGATGGAAAGGGAGGGAGAAATTCGGATCGAACTCCCTCGATTTGCCCGACTTCATCCGGCACTCCAAAAGCGTCTTCTACGAAGAAGTTTCGAAAAGTTGACCGGATTTATCCAGGGACTTAAGAGTACCCATGTGCAGGCTGCCGTGGAGTTGCTAAATTCTGGAGAAACCGGGAAATCTGTTCATCTGCCCGGAGGCGTAATCCTCCAACAGAGCTATGGACAGGGGATTATGCTAAAAAGACCTCCAGAAACTCAAAAATCTTCCTCTCTCCAATCTCCACTTTTAACAGAAAATCCCGGAGGGGCCAGTTTATGGGGCAGGGAAGTCGCTTTATCCGAAGAAATCCTACAGGTTCCTGGCATACAGAACCAAAAAGGCTTGATCTTTCGCACCCAAGTTCTTAGTGTAAAAGATAGAGACGCCCAGAGTTTATTCGAAACCTTGCATAAGCAGTCCCAGGGTCTTACCTTTCCGTTTCTCTTCTTTTCTCAGGAGGGAAATAGGAAGGAGGTTGACTTTTGGAATAATAGACCGGATGGCTCTAAAAAGGTTCAGGTTCTACAACCTCAAAAAATTACCGTTTTTTTCGATTATCACAAGTTACGATTTCCTCTGAGAGTTCGAAAAAGAAAACCGGGAGATCATTTTCAGCCGTTGGGAATGAAGGGACGAAAAAAATTACAAGATTTGCTGGTGGATCTTAAGGTTCCCAGGGAAAAGCGAGATTTAGTTCCCATCTTAGAAGACGAAGAGGGGATTATTTGGGTAACAGGTTATCGTATAGCCGAACGGGTTAAAGTAGACTCTACAACAGAAAAAATCCTGGTATGTACGGTAACGCCTTCTGAAAAGGACGACTTACCTTGAAAGTATTTATGTAAAGGGGGTATAGACGTTGAACACTTCGTTTTATAAAAATCTTGCTTTATGGTTAGTGATTGTGGTCGTAACTATTTTACTTTTCGATTTATTTAACAGCAAACCTGAGACCTATCGCAGAATTGTTTTCAGTGAATTCATGGATCGTGTGGATGAGGGAAATATCAAAGAGGTGGTTATTTCGGGAAATTTAATCCGTGGAAGGTTAACCGATGGGTCCAAGTTTGAAACCTATGCCCTGGAGGATCCGGAACTTGTAAAAAAGTTACGCAAGCAAAAAGTCGAGATTATTGTAGAACCTGAGGATAAAAGCTCCTGGTACCAATATTTATTAACCTGGTTACCGATGTTGGTCTTCCTGGGGGTCTGGTTTTTCTTTATGCGGCAGATGCAGATAGGAGGAAGCAAAGCTCTCTCCTTTGGTAAAAGCCGGGCCCGACTTATGAGTGATCAACAAAGAAAGGTGACATTTAAAGATGTTGCCGGAATTGATGAGGCTAAGGAAGAATTGGAGGAAATCATCGAGTTTCTCAAAGATCCTCATAAGTTTCAAAAGTTGGGGGGTAGAATCCCTAAGGGCGTTTTGTTAGTCGGACCTCCAGGAACGGGTAAAACTTTATTAGCCCGGGCCATAGCTGGTGAAGCCGATGTTCCTTTCTTTAGTATCAGTGGGTCGGATTTTGTGGAGATGTTTGTTGGCGTGGGGGCTTCTCGGGTTCGAGACCTGTTTGAGCAGGGGAAGAAAAACGCACCCTGCATCATCTTTGTCGATGAAATTGATGCGGTGGGAAGACATCGTGGGGCCGGCCTGGGGGGTGGTCACGATGAACGCGAACAGACTTTAAACCAACTCCTGGTTGAAATGGATGGTTTCGAAACCAATGAAGGGGTTATTATCATAGCCGCTACAAATAGACCCGATGTTCTGGATCCTGCCCTCCTGCGTCCAGGACGTTTTGACCGTCAGGTGGTCGTTCCCAGCCCAGATTTGAAGGGACGTATAGAAATTCTCAAGGTTCATACGCGAAAAGTCCCCTTGGCCAATAACGTAAATCTGGAGGTAATAGCCCGAGGAACTCCGGGTTTCTCCGGAGCCGATCTGGCCAATCTCGTCAATGAAGCTGCCCTCCTGGCTGCCCGAAAGAATAAATCTGCTGTCGAAATGGTTGATTTTGAAGATGCCCGGGATAAAGTTCTAATGGGCTCAGAACGAAGAAGTCGGGTTATCACCGAGGAGGAAAAACTTGTTACGGCTTATCATGAAGCCGGACATGCCCTGGTTGCTAAGCTTCTACCGGAAACCGACCCGGTCCATAAAGTCACCATTATTCCAAGAGGAATGGCTCTGGGAGTAACCCAATATCTACCGGTAGATGATCGCTATATGCGGTCTAAGACCTATTGCTTGAATGCAATCGCTTCGGCTCTGGGTGGCCGTGTGGCAGAAGAAATTATCTTCAAAGAAACAACCACCGGGGCCTCTAATGATCTGGAAAAAGCAACCGAGTTGGCCAGAAAAATGGTTTGTGAGTGGGGAATGAGCGAAAAAATGGGACCTATAGCCTTTGGTAAACGCGAGGAGCATATCTTCCTGGGTCGGGAATTTGCCCAACGTCAAAATTATAGCGAGGCAACTGCGGTTGAAATAGATAAAGAAGTACGAAGAATTGTTATGGAAAATCTGGAGCAGGCTAAAATGTTGTTAACCAAGCATATCGATAAACTCCATGCCATTGCGAAAGCTCTCTTAGAGAAAGAGGTCTTAAATGGTGCCGAACTCGATAGTATCGTTTACGGAACCGCTACGGTTTGATTCGGTACTGAATAAAGAATACTGAAGGATGGGCGAGGATACCCCCGCTCCCAGGAGGGTAAGGAGGCTTACGCTTATTCAGGACTCTTTATTCAGTACCTCATACGTTGGTAGGAGGGCATGAAAAATGGTTAAAGAAATAAAATTTCCACGGCGCGGAAAACTTGTCGTTGGAATTATGTCCTCCAATATAAACCTCATTGAAGATACAGAACAAAAATTAATCAAAAAATTCGGTAAAACAGATTTTGAAAGCTCTCTAATTCCCTTCAATCACACCGATTATTACACCGAAGAGATGGGAGAAGGATTACAAAAAAAATTTGTGAGTTTTTCAGAACTTATAGCCGTGGAAGATCTCCCGTATATTAAGATATTTACCAACGACCTGGAAAAACGAACTATGAAAGACGGTAAAAGACAGGTTAATATTGACCCAGGCTATCTGACTCACTCCCAATTGGTTCTGGGAACTACTAAAGCCTACGCCCACCGAGTTTACCTCAAAGAAGGTATCTATGCAGATCTTACCTATATTTGTAAGAGAAAGAAACTTCAACCCCTGGATTGGACTTATCCTGATTTTAGAGACCCTAACGTTATCCTCTTTTTCCAGAAAGTACGGGAGCGATACTTAAAACAAATACGCGTAAGTCGATAATAAGGTTTAAAATGCCCTAAATCTCTTCTATACGTTTGCAGTTTTTAACTGTTTATCCCCAAAGAACCCTGAAAAGTGTGGGAGTGTGGGGGTATGGAGGGTATGGGAATGTGGGAGTATGGGAGTAGGGGGGCGTAGGAGAGTATAATCCAATATTTCTTATCTCTACACTTCCACATTCCCATACCCTCCATACCCCCACACTCCCCTTTTCTATGAGAGTTGGCATTATCGGAGGGGGTATTACCGGGTTGTTTATTGCTCATGCCCTTTCCCAAAATCACATTTCGGTTACTCTATTTGAGAAGTATGCCACTCTAGGGGGTCTCATAGGGGGTTTTAAACTGGGAAACGTCTATCTCGAGCGATATTACCACCATTTTTTCAAGAGTGATCTTCCCCTCCTCCGACTTCTCGAGCAATTGGGCCTCCAGGATAGACTATTTTGGCGGGAAGCAAAAATGGGATTTTACTATCGTGGCCCACAGGATCCGACAGGTCATCTCTATGGGTTTGGAACTCCTGTCGACCTCCTGAAATTTACTCCCTTAAGTCTGATAGATCGTTTGAGATTTGGATTTTCCATGGTCTATCTTCAACGAGTGAAAAAATGGGAAGGACTGGAAAATATTAAAGTTCAGGATTGGGCTATTCGCTACCAGGGTCGGCGAGTTTATGAGGTAATCTGGCAGCCTCTGTTAAAGGCCAAGTTTGGAGAAGATTATGAAAATATCTCGGCTTCCTGGCTCTGGGGTCGGGTTCATGCCCGGGGAAATTCCCGAAGTAAAGGAGGTAGTAAAGAAGAACTGGGCTATATAAGGGGCGGGTTTCAGCAACTGGCTATGGCTCTTGAGATCAGTATTTTAAAAAATGGAGGCCAAATCTTTAAAAGTACCCCTGTGGATCATATAACCCGTAATGGCCGGGATCCTTTTACCTTGACAACCCGAAAGGGTTCTTTTGCCTTTGATAAAGTGGTATTTTGTGTTCCGATCCCGGACTTTTTGAAAACGCTGGGTCTGGATCATCCCTATCCAGTGGAAAGGAAGAATCGGTCCCTGGAGTTGCCTGAGGAGTATATAAATCAATTGAAAAAAATCAAGT
The genomic region above belongs to Candidatus Limnocylindrales bacterium and contains:
- a CDS encoding amino acid ABC transporter permease; translation: MDFKLSILIEVFPILLQGAWVTLYLTVSSLTIGLVIGLILGLMRISENWILRTFSLCYVEFIRGTPLLMHLVIIYYALPSLHPSLNLPAIVAGIVGMALNSAAYIAEIFRAGIQSISKGQMEAARSLGMTHLQAMTYIILPQAFRVSLPPLTNEFVALLKDSSLVSTLAVSELLRKGREIVAWKVNVFSPYVGVALLYLAMTLPMTKLARYLEKRVSVGYS
- a CDS encoding amino acid ABC transporter ATP-binding protein — translated: MIEIQNVYKTYKTSHGPVRALINVSNSIKRGEVVVIIGPSGSGKSTLLRCLNRLEVIDQGKIIIDGIVLNDVGININRVREEIGMVFQQFNLFPHKTVLQNITLAQRVVRKRSREEAERIARELLEKVGIPEKASAYPAQLSGGQQQRVAIARALAMQPKIMLFDEPTSALDPEMIGEVLEVMKNLAREGMTMVVVTHEMGFAREVADRIIFMDEGRIIEEGPPQLFFKTPQQERTKLFLSQIL
- the tilS gene encoding tRNA lysidine(34) synthetase TilS, with amino-acid sequence MQLTGTNKSKFLEKILHILKKYPMLEAGDNLLVGVSGGMDSVSLLHVLNRLKPTLGFRLHVAHFNHNLRGAESLRDARFVEKLACEWGLPYTLGSDSVKDFAQSQKMSLEEAARTLRYRFFYRTAEKVGANKIATAHTADDQAETLLLRLLQGAGLDGLSGIRPMYSHLENITLPLQGGEEEKVSWSGQIIRPFLQITREEIRSFVEQEGLEYVQDSSNLDRRYLRNKIRWDLLPLLKQEFNPNIIKRLAVTADLLRDDLHLLEELTEACDPQVCKMEREGEIRIELPRFARLHPALQKRLLRRSFEKLTGFIQGLKSTHVQAAVELLNSGETGKSVHLPGGVILQQSYGQGIMLKRPPETQKSSSLQSPLLTENPGGASLWGREVALSEEILQVPGIQNQKGLIFRTQVLSVKDRDAQSLFETLHKQSQGLTFPFLFFSQEGNRKEVDFWNNRPDGSKKVQVLQPQKITVFFDYHKLRFPLRVRKRKPGDHFQPLGMKGRKKLQDLLVDLKVPREKRDLVPILEDEEGIIWVTGYRIAERVKVDSTTEKILVCTVTPSEKDDLP
- the ftsH gene encoding ATP-dependent zinc metalloprotease FtsH, whose translation is MNTSFYKNLALWLVIVVVTILLFDLFNSKPETYRRIVFSEFMDRVDEGNIKEVVISGNLIRGRLTDGSKFETYALEDPELVKKLRKQKVEIIVEPEDKSSWYQYLLTWLPMLVFLGVWFFFMRQMQIGGSKALSFGKSRARLMSDQQRKVTFKDVAGIDEAKEELEEIIEFLKDPHKFQKLGGRIPKGVLLVGPPGTGKTLLARAIAGEADVPFFSISGSDFVEMFVGVGASRVRDLFEQGKKNAPCIIFVDEIDAVGRHRGAGLGGGHDEREQTLNQLLVEMDGFETNEGVIIIAATNRPDVLDPALLRPGRFDRQVVVPSPDLKGRIEILKVHTRKVPLANNVNLEVIARGTPGFSGADLANLVNEAALLAARKNKSAVEMVDFEDARDKVLMGSERRSRVITEEEKLVTAYHEAGHALVAKLLPETDPVHKVTIIPRGMALGVTQYLPVDDRYMRSKTYCLNAIASALGGRVAEEIIFKETTTGASNDLEKATELARKMVCEWGMSEKMGPIAFGKREEHIFLGREFAQRQNYSEATAVEIDKEVRRIVMENLEQAKMLLTKHIDKLHAIAKALLEKEVLNGAELDSIVYGTATV
- a CDS encoding DUF4416 family protein — its product is MVKEIKFPRRGKLVVGIMSSNINLIEDTEQKLIKKFGKTDFESSLIPFNHTDYYTEEMGEGLQKKFVSFSELIAVEDLPYIKIFTNDLEKRTMKDGKRQVNIDPGYLTHSQLVLGTTKAYAHRVYLKEGIYADLTYICKRKKLQPLDWTYPDFRDPNVILFFQKVRERYLKQIRVSR
- a CDS encoding NAD(P)/FAD-dependent oxidoreductase, with the protein product MRVGIIGGGITGLFIAHALSQNHISVTLFEKYATLGGLIGGFKLGNVYLERYYHHFFKSDLPLLRLLEQLGLQDRLFWREAKMGFYYRGPQDPTGHLYGFGTPVDLLKFTPLSLIDRLRFGFSMVYLQRVKKWEGLENIKVQDWAIRYQGRRVYEVIWQPLLKAKFGEDYENISASWLWGRVHARGNSRSKGGSKEELGYIRGGFQQLAMALEISILKNGGQIFKSTPVDHITRNGRDPFTLTTRKGSFAFDKVVFCVPIPDFLKTLGLDHPYPVERKNRSLELPEEYINQLKKIKYRAAICLILKLKQPLSDIYWLNISDSEVPFGGIIEHTNFVPPSEYQGSHIVYIFNYLNHQHPFLNMSKLQLLQTYLPALQKIFPDFKESWIEQSFLTRADYATPVYTFQYSLIRPPFETPIKDLYLANTSQIYPEDRNTSNGIAIGMEVVKRLLS